A stretch of Leptospira andrefontaineae DNA encodes these proteins:
- the groL gene encoding chaperonin GroEL (60 kDa chaperone family; promotes refolding of misfolded polypeptides especially under stressful conditions; forms two stacked rings of heptamers to form a barrel-shaped 14mer; ends can be capped by GroES; misfolded proteins enter the barrel where they are refolded when GroES binds) codes for MAKIIEYDETARRKLLEGVNKLANAVKVTLGPKGRNVVIDKKFGSPTITKDGVTVAKEIELEDSIENMGAQMVKEVSTKTNDVAGDGTTTATILAQSIVNEGLKNVTAGANPMALKHGIDKAVNAAVESIKKRSVKIENKKDIANVATISANNDKDIGNLIADAMDKVGKDGVITVEEAKSIETTLDVVEGMQFDRGYVSPYMVTDPEAMIATLSDPYILIYDKKISSMRDLLPVLEKVAQAGRPLVIIAEEVEGEALATIVVNTLRKTISCVAVKAPGFGDRRKAMLEDIAILTGGQVISEDLGMKLENATVQQLGRAKKVTVDKENTTIIEGQGASKDIQGRVGQIKKQIEDTTSEYDREKLQERLAKLAGGVAVIHVGAATEVEMKEKKHRVEDALSATRAAVEEGIVPGGGLTLLKAQEAVAGLKLEGDEATGAKIIFRALEEPIRMITSNAGLEGSVIVEQAKGKKGNEGFNALTMVWEDLLQAGVVDPAKVVRSALQNAASIGSMLLTTEVTITDKPEKDGGGMPPMGGMGGMGGMGGMM; via the coding sequence ATGGCAAAAATTATCGAGTATGATGAAACAGCTAGACGTAAACTTTTAGAAGGCGTTAACAAACTTGCGAACGCTGTAAAAGTTACTCTTGGTCCCAAAGGAAGAAACGTAGTAATCGACAAAAAATTCGGATCTCCTACTATCACTAAGGACGGAGTTACCGTAGCAAAAGAAATCGAACTAGAAGATTCCATCGAGAATATGGGCGCTCAGATGGTAAAAGAAGTTTCCACAAAAACGAATGACGTTGCTGGAGACGGAACTACCACTGCGACTATTCTCGCTCAATCCATCGTTAACGAAGGATTGAAAAACGTTACCGCTGGTGCAAACCCTATGGCACTTAAACACGGTATCGATAAAGCTGTTAATGCAGCAGTAGAAAGTATCAAAAAACGTTCCGTAAAAATCGAAAATAAAAAAGATATCGCGAACGTTGCAACCATCTCCGCAAACAACGACAAGGATATAGGAAATCTGATCGCAGATGCTATGGACAAAGTCGGAAAAGACGGAGTTATCACTGTAGAAGAAGCAAAATCTATCGAAACCACTTTAGACGTGGTAGAAGGTATGCAATTCGACCGTGGATACGTTTCTCCTTATATGGTGACCGATCCTGAAGCAATGATCGCTACTTTAAGCGATCCTTATATTCTAATCTACGACAAAAAGATCTCTTCTATGAGAGACCTTCTTCCTGTATTAGAAAAAGTTGCTCAAGCAGGAAGACCTTTAGTGATCATCGCAGAAGAAGTAGAAGGAGAAGCATTAGCTACTATCGTAGTAAACACTCTTCGTAAAACTATTTCTTGCGTTGCTGTTAAAGCTCCTGGATTCGGAGATCGTCGTAAAGCGATGTTGGAAGATATCGCGATCCTTACCGGTGGACAAGTGATTTCCGAAGACCTCGGAATGAAATTGGAAAACGCAACAGTTCAACAACTGGGACGCGCTAAAAAAGTTACCGTGGATAAAGAAAACACGACCATCATCGAAGGACAAGGTGCTTCTAAAGATATCCAAGGCCGCGTAGGTCAGATCAAAAAACAGATCGAAGATACTACTTCCGAGTACGATCGTGAAAAACTACAAGAACGCCTAGCAAAACTTGCTGGTGGTGTTGCAGTGATCCATGTTGGTGCAGCTACTGAAGTAGAAATGAAAGAGAAAAAACACCGTGTAGAAGACGCACTTTCAGCTACTCGCGCAGCAGTAGAAGAAGGAATCGTTCCTGGTGGTGGATTAACTCTTCTAAAAGCTCAAGAAGCAGTCGCAGGTCTTAAATTAGAAGGCGACGAAGCTACTGGAGCAAAAATCATCTTCCGTGCATTAGAAGAACCGATCCGTATGATCACTTCTAACGCTGGTCTGGAAGGATCCGTAATCGTAGAGCAAGCAAAAGGTAAAAAAGGAAACGAAGGTTTCAATGCTCTTACTATGGTTTGGGAAGACCTATTACAGGCTGGAGTCGTTGACCCTGCTAAAGTAGTTCGTTCCGCACTCCAAAACGCTGCTTCTATCGGATCAATGTTGTTAACTACAGAAGTTACAATCACCGACAAACCTGAAAAAGACGGTGGCGGAATGCCTCCTATGGGTGGAATGGGCGGTATGGGAGGAATGGGCGGCATGATGTAA
- the groES gene encoding co-chaperone GroES, translating to MAIKPLGDRVLVEPKQEAEEKIGSIFVPDTAKEKPQEGKVVEVGSGRYEDGKLIPLEVKAGDVVLYGKYSGTEIKSEGKEYLIIRESDILAIVKK from the coding sequence ATGGCGATTAAACCGCTAGGTGACCGTGTTTTGGTCGAGCCTAAACAAGAAGCTGAAGAAAAAATCGGCAGCATCTTCGTTCCTGATACGGCTAAAGAAAAACCGCAAGAGGGAAAAGTTGTAGAAGTAGGAAGCGGACGTTATGAAGACGGAAAGCTTATACCACTAGAAGTTAAAGCCGGCGACGTCGTTCTATACGGCAAATATTCCGGAACTGAAATTAAATCCGAAGGTAAAGAATACTTAATCATTCGCGAAAGCGACATTCTTGCCATCGTGAAAAAGTAA
- a CDS encoding deoxyribodipyrimidine photolyase — translation MFSEKNLIRVREGNKKPVLEDGEYILYWIRANRRLAWNHSLDYSIHLAKKFGKPLVIFESVMMEFEWSSPRFHQFLLEGICDTVEDASRTGFTYWPFVETKEHSLSEIIPTVLSKASVVITDDFPCFFLPEHAEKISEILNCKLLLVDSNSITPLASYEKSFGYARVLRPKLHDRFVESYVHRSNPKPSSKGIPSSEFLKKPKFLFSGKKEDVPSYLKKMSSQFPNILPVSGKIGGRKEGLKLLKKFLKEGVPFYSEERSEPRPPERTKSSYLSPYLHFGMISVDEIVTAVLESDLKVDWSPDVLNHSYRGKNEGFFHPNPNINSFLDELLTWRELGYLLFYKEPSFRKDLSILPNWAKLSLDAHREDKRECLYTKEQFEKAMTHDPIWNAAQKELILTGTIQNYLRMLWGKKVIEWSSSPEEAFRILEDLNHKYAYDGRDPNSYTGILWCFGAFDRPWSPERAVLGNIRYMSSDSTSKKFKIKPYLEYIQSLEGMSELGLFK, via the coding sequence TTGTTTTCTGAGAAGAATTTAATTCGGGTTCGAGAAGGAAATAAGAAGCCTGTTTTAGAAGATGGAGAATATATTCTGTATTGGATCCGAGCGAATCGACGATTGGCTTGGAACCATTCTTTGGATTATTCCATCCATCTTGCCAAAAAATTCGGAAAACCATTAGTCATCTTTGAATCGGTTATGATGGAATTCGAATGGAGTTCTCCTAGATTCCATCAATTCCTTTTAGAAGGAATTTGTGATACTGTAGAAGATGCTTCTCGCACTGGCTTTACCTATTGGCCTTTCGTTGAAACAAAAGAACATTCTCTTTCTGAAATAATTCCTACAGTTTTATCCAAAGCATCCGTAGTGATCACGGATGATTTCCCTTGCTTTTTTCTTCCGGAACATGCTGAGAAAATTTCTGAGATCCTAAATTGTAAACTATTACTCGTGGATTCTAATTCGATCACTCCACTTGCTTCTTATGAAAAATCATTTGGATACGCCAGAGTTTTAAGGCCAAAACTTCATGATAGGTTTGTGGAATCTTATGTTCATCGATCCAATCCAAAGCCGAGTTCAAAAGGAATTCCGAGTTCTGAATTTTTAAAAAAGCCGAAATTTCTATTTTCTGGAAAGAAGGAGGATGTCCCTTCCTATCTCAAAAAAATGAGTTCACAATTTCCGAATATTCTTCCTGTTTCCGGTAAGATTGGAGGAAGAAAAGAAGGCTTAAAACTTCTTAAAAAATTCCTAAAAGAAGGAGTTCCTTTTTATTCGGAAGAGAGAAGTGAACCAAGACCTCCTGAAAGAACAAAATCTTCCTATTTATCTCCTTATTTACATTTTGGAATGATCTCGGTAGATGAAATTGTCACTGCGGTCTTGGAGTCTGACCTAAAGGTTGATTGGAGCCCGGATGTATTAAATCATTCTTATAGAGGAAAGAACGAAGGTTTTTTTCATCCAAATCCAAATATAAATTCTTTTTTAGATGAACTTCTAACTTGGAGAGAGCTTGGTTATCTTTTGTTCTATAAAGAGCCAAGTTTTAGAAAGGATCTCTCCATTCTTCCGAATTGGGCAAAACTTTCTTTGGATGCTCACAGGGAGGATAAAAGAGAATGTCTATATACTAAAGAACAATTTGAGAAGGCGATGACCCATGATCCAATCTGGAATGCAGCCCAGAAGGAATTAATTCTAACTGGGACTATCCAAAATTATCTGAGAATGCTTTGGGGTAAAAAAGTAATAGAATGGTCCTCTTCACCGGAAGAAGCATTTCGTATATTAGAAGATTTGAATCATAAATATGCGTATGATGGAAGGGATCCTAATTCGTATACGGGTATCCTCTGGTGTTTTGGCGCGTTTGACCGACCTTGGTCCCCGGAAAGAGCGGTGCTCGGAAATATTCGTTATATGTCCTCGGATTCTACTTCTAAAAAATTCAAAATAAAGCCGTACCTGGAATATATCCAATCTCTGGAAGGAATGTCGGAACTAGGACTTTTTAAATAA
- a CDS encoding DUF962 domain-containing protein, translating into MTENKKYETLQEFWPYYLREHSNKMNRVFHFIGTTCALVFIVSAIFYLNAWYLLGALFSGYFFAWVGHFFLEKNRPATFIYPFKSFISDWRMYFCTITGQLGKELQKAGVK; encoded by the coding sequence ATGACTGAAAACAAAAAATACGAAACCCTACAGGAATTCTGGCCATACTACCTAAGAGAACATTCAAACAAGATGAACCGGGTATTCCATTTTATAGGAACCACATGTGCTCTGGTATTTATCGTTTCTGCAATCTTCTATCTAAATGCTTGGTATTTACTGGGAGCATTGTTTAGCGGGTACTTTTTTGCATGGGTGGGGCATTTCTTCTTAGAAAAAAACCGTCCTGCCACATTTATTTATCCGTTCAAATCTTTCATAAGCGATTGGAGAATGTATTTTTGCACAATTACAGGACAGCTCGGTAAGGAATTGCAAAAAGCTGGAGTGAAGTAA